The genomic stretch ATGTCTTTTGGAGATTTTAGATTTGCTTTTTTCATTTCGGGAAAGATAAAGTCATCATTTCTTTGTTTTGAATCTTCGTAGTGTGAAATGATATCAATAGCCTTTTCGGGTAGTTGTAAGGACAACAGCTTACTATTTTTATTCATCCGATAGTTGAGGCGACCATCATAAATATCACTCCATTTTATCTTTATCACATCGCCAACACGCATTCCTGCAAGGTAGAAGCTAAAGAGCCATACATTTCGTGTGTGCTGTTCCTGTAAACTAAGCTTATCGCTATTCGCAATCGCTTGAACCTCTTCAATAGAGAGTCCAACTTTTGTAGATTCTGGAAATCGAATCACAATCTTATCTCTTCCGAATGGATAGTGTTTCTGTTCAACGATTCCAGCTCTAATTGCTCGGTTAAAGAGTGTTCTAACAACAACAAGATTGTTAACGATTGATCGCTGACTCACACCTTTTTCAATTTTCAAATATGACATAAATCGTCTAAGAAAGATTTCATCAATCTCACGGAAGTTGAGTGCCAGTGATTTTGAAAACTCAACGACATACTTCACACGCACCTTATCAGCAGATAATTGATTCAGTTTGTTGTTTCGTTCTAGTTCATTGAGATAATCTTGTCCAAGCTCATTAAAGCTTTTATCACTCATCGGATTCTTAATCTCCTTTTTGATTTGCTGTGCGCTAATCTCCATATCATTGGATTGGAGTTCAATGAGTGTACTGTTAGCTTCTGCAAGTTTAGATGCAATGAGATTATTTAGTCGTGCTGAATTTGGATGTGATTTTCGTACCTTGCGTTCATCTTCGTTCCAATACTTTTTGTCTATGTAGTGACCGATATATATGTACGAAGGCTTGCGATTTTTAATGATTCTGACCACCAGTGGGTAGAGTCCTTCTTTATTAACTTTGTTCCGTAACAGTACTTTTACACTTGTTGCCATTTTCCCTTCTTTTTATCTAAGTTACGAAATTTAGGTAAAACATAGGTAAAACATTTGGTGTTTTTTCATGGTTTTTTGTGAACAGTGAATTTAGTAAAACATTGGTAATCAATTGATTTTTAGTACACATACGCTCAAATGGGTTCAAATTGAACTGGATTCAAAATCCAGTTCTTTCGGGAGTGTGGGTTCGATTCCCACCTCGAGTACTAAAATGAAAATCTCAACAGAAATGTTGGGATTTTTTGTTTTAAAACTATTGCTCAAATGTTAATTACGGTGTTCCCGTAAGTAGTTAACAATTTGTTTTTATAATTTTCTGTCTAATCAAAACTTTATATTATGTTAGATAAACTTTCAAATCTGCAAGGTGTTCAAACACTGAGCAAAGAGGAGCAACAAATTATTCTCGGAGGTAATTGTTGTCTGAGTTGGTGCTCTAAACATTGTCAGTATCATTAAATTTATTCACAGCGAACTTCGGTTCGCTTTTCTTTTCTCCGTACTTTTCATAGTGCTTTTCTTCATTCTTCAATTAATATTTAAAGTTTCTATAATATTTACTATTCATAGAGACCTTGTTTAGATTTTGAGTTTTTTGATATAGTTTTTTTAATTCTATGTTCTAAGAAGCATTCAAGAAGTAAGAATGAGAACTTAAGAGCTTGTTTATTTTCTTCAAATCCTCAATAAAAAAGGTCGGTTTTAGAAACTTTTAGTGTACACAAAGGCTTTAGCAGAAATGTTAGAGCCTTTTTTTATTAGGTAAAACATAGGTAAAGGCATATCACTTTATCTATCAATTCTAAAAACTTGGCGGTGGCGGACAAATGTTAGGTTTCATAAACTCTTTAGGAATTTGATCAAACTTATCACTTTCAAAAAAATTGAATGTATGATGCCACCAAGCTTTTAAAGCTTTTTTTTCTGTAAATAGGTAAGAACTAACCACTTTATACTCACCATTTATCTTTGAAATCATGATAGAAATCGCAAAAAAGTAAACGTATTCAGCACTATTCTTTTTTAGCGCGTAATAGTTAAAATTATAAAATTCTTTTTTTGTAGTAGGCATAATGAAGCTTCCATAAAGAATAAATTCTTTGGAGTCTAAATCCTTTTTATACTTTGCCAAAGCGGAATATGTCCAAGTGTTTACAGGTGGTTTTCTTTTTTTAAATTGATCTATTTCTCCTATTTTTAAAGGAGTTATAAATTTATAGCCAATATCTTCTACCTTTTCAAATACTGCCGCATCTTGTGCAACAATACTGTTGATATTCAAAAATAAAATAACGATAAAAAATGTATATGTTTTCAATAGAATTATAATTAAATTGCCACTTTAAAAATCGTATAACGCTGTTCCAAATCATTAATATCAGCTTGTAATAAGAATGATTTTTCGCCAGTTTCCATCACTAATTTTGCGTAATTCTCTAAGGTTTTTGTGTATGAATTGTTTTGATCTGCATCTAAAATAGTAGTTAACGCTTCCATTAATTTTATAATTATAAAAGGACTTGAGCTTCCGTATTGTCTAATTAGATTAAAACCAGCATTCAAATAACCTTCAAACGTATCATTAATCGTAATAACTCTCAGTACATCATCTTCATCTTTAATAGCAGCATCTGGAATTTTAGCATTGGTCAATTGACATAAAATAGACGTTAAATTATCAATACAATTCATTGCAGTATACGGATTGTTCACGCCTGGCGATAATGCTTTGGAAGCAATCTCCACAATTTGATGAATCCCAAATTCAACATCTTGAAAAAAGGTTTTCTTCTTAGCGAGTATAAAGGTAGTTTTTAAAGAAAGTTCTTTTTCATCAATCACTTCGTTTTTATCTCGTTGAAAAATCTCAAAAATGGATTGATTCGCCACAATATAAGTGCCTGGTTTATATAATGTCTTAATTACAATATTGTGTTCACGTGCAATTTCGATTAACAAATTCAAATCAAAATATTGAATGTAGCCGCTAAACTCAGAAGGAATACTTTTTATCTTAGTAAGTGTTTCGGTTGGGTTTTCAGATTCAACAATTGTAGCGTTTTCATCAATCTGATGCGGATACATGGTATGAATGCTATTTTCAATTCGAACACGCAATTCGTTGATAATTTTACTCGGTTGAATACTCATGCTAATACTATGAATAAAAATCACCAATAAAAACACATTAAATACGGCAAGAATCAACGCAAATAAAATAGATAAATTTGGTATAAAAGCGTAGTCGTCATTATCTCTTATTGCATTAATCACAATAATACAATACAAAAACACACCAACATATTGTCCTAAAACAACTTGATTCAATCGTTTATACATAAAATTCTGAAGCAATCGCGGACCAAACTGCGAAGACGCAAGCTGTAATACAACAATCGTAATTGAAAACACGGTTCCTGCAATT from Kordia antarctica encodes the following:
- a CDS encoding DUF2254 domain-containing protein — protein: MLNLKYLFKNIRDSFWFIPTLIIVMSILAAIFLLYVDKTHPFTPEGVFKIVFSENSNSGRNVLTVIAGSMVGIAGTVFSITIVVLQLASSQFGPRLLQNFMYKRLNQVVLGQYVGVFLYCIIVINAIRDNDDYAFIPNLSILFALILAVFNVFLLVIFIHSISMSIQPSKIINELRVRIENSIHTMYPHQIDENATIVESENPTETLTKIKSIPSEFSGYIQYFDLNLLIEIAREHNIVIKTLYKPGTYIVANQSIFEIFQRDKNEVIDEKELSLKTTFILAKKKTFFQDVEFGIHQIVEIASKALSPGVNNPYTAMNCIDNLTSILCQLTNAKIPDAAIKDEDDVLRVITINDTFEGYLNAGFNLIRQYGSSSPFIIIKLMEALTTILDADQNNSYTKTLENYAKLVMETGEKSFLLQADINDLEQRYTIFKVAI
- a CDS encoding site-specific integrase, whose protein sequence is MATSVKVLLRNKVNKEGLYPLVVRIIKNRKPSYIYIGHYIDKKYWNEDERKVRKSHPNSARLNNLIASKLAEANSTLIELQSNDMEISAQQIKKEIKNPMSDKSFNELGQDYLNELERNNKLNQLSADKVRVKYVVEFSKSLALNFREIDEIFLRRFMSYLKIEKGVSQRSIVNNLVVVRTLFNRAIRAGIVEQKHYPFGRDKIVIRFPESTKVGLSIEEVQAIANSDKLSLQEQHTRNVWLFSFYLAGMRVGDVIKIKWSDIYDGRLNYRMNKNSKLLSLQLPEKAIDIISHYEDSKQRNDDFIFPEMKKANLKSPKDILAKTKTATKKFNKYLASIATKCEIDKKLTMHIARHTFGNISGDKIPIQTLQKLYRHSSITTTINYQSNFTHKEEDEALNKVLDF